CTTGACCTTCCTTATGGCTTAGCAAAGTAGTTTCCGTCACATCTAAACCTATCATCACCATAGGCCAGCAAGCACCCAAAACATAGTCTGCCGCTTCTGGGTCATTTAAGATATTAGCCTCTGCCGCAGGAGATGCATTTCCTGGCCAAAAGGCATTTCCTCCCATTATCACCACTTCTTTAACTAATTCCGCTATTTCAGGAGCTTTTTGCAAAGCCAAAGCAATATTGGTCAAGGGTCCTAAAGGAGCCAAAATAATTTCATTTGGGTATTTCTTAATCTGTTCAATAATGAAATCTTCTGCCGACTGGGCAATAGGTTTCAAACTACTTTCTGGACTAAAAATATTACCCAGACCATCATCTCCATGAACAAAAGCCACACCGCCACCAAAAGGCCTACTTAATGGTTTGGCAGCACCTTTAGCTACAGGAATATCGCCTCTACCTGCCGCTTCTAAAAGTTTTAAAGCATTAGCAGTAGTCAACTCCAAATTCACATTTCCGTAAACCGTAGTCAGACCAATCACCTCTAATTCTGGTGAGTTTAAGGCAAACTGAATGGCCATAGCGTCATCCACTCCTGGGTCTGTATCAATAATTATTTTCTGTGGCATTTTAATTCGTTTGTGATGATTCTCTTTTCAAGATTCGAATTTACTTGGTTTTTCTATATTTCGCTGTTCGTCACCGAACGAGAGCGTTCGCTTTCGGACACTTTTTTTAGCACAAAACAGCATAACACCTTATTAACGTGTCAATTATAATTATTGGCATTATTTAAGAACATTAAATGGCATGAGAGAAAAACTTTGCGGTCATTCTCCAACACAAATTATGAAAAAGTAAAATACTGTCAGGCCGAGCGACAGACGAGGACTTGTTATAGTTCGATGAGTTAATCTAGAATAGGTAAGACTGTTCTCCCCGTCTTCCGACAGGCAGGGACTTCGCTCGAACTGACACTATCGATCTCGCTCGATGTAACAATAGAAAACATATCAAGCTGATAGTTCATGGCTAAAAGCCCAAAGCAATTTATGATAAAACTAAACAACATTTCTAAATACTATCCAGCTGGATTTGGAAAGACTTACGTCCTTAGAAACATTAACCTAGAGGTAAAAGAAGGCGAATTTGTTTCTATTATGGGGCCATCAGGTTCTGGAAAATCCACGCTTTTGCATATTCTAGGGCTTTTAGAAGAAGCCTCAGAAGGTGAATACATTTTCATGGATACACTTGTTCAGAAATTGAAAGAAAAACGCAGAACAGAGCTCCACAGAAACGCCATTGGATTTGTTTTCCAAGCCTACCATTTAATTGATGAACTCACCGTTTATGAGAACATTGAGACGCCTTTATTGTACAAAGGAATTTCAGGTTCGGAACGCAAAAGTAAGGTGGCCGATATTCTGGACAGATTCAATATTGTTGCAAAAAAAGACCTTTTCCCTAGCCAGCTTTCTGGTGGACAGCAGCAGCTAGTAGGTGTAGCCAGAGCATTGGTAACAGACCCAAAGGTAATCTTTGCAGATGAACCTACAGGAAACCTACACTCTGAACAAGCGGAAGACATCATGAATGTTTTTAAAGAATTGAACCAAAAAGACGGGGTTACAATCATTCAGGTAACACATTCCGAAAAAAACGCCGAATACGGAAACAGAATTATCAGGCTTAAAGATGGTTGGTTAGATTAATACAGCCTCCAAAAATTGACAATTATGAAATTTTATATTACGCTCTTTTTCACCCTTACCATTGGCTTGGCAAATGCCCAAACCATTTCCTTAAAAGAGTGCATCGCATTGGGTTTGAAAAACCATCCTGATTATCAAACAGGGGTTTTAACAGCCGAAGCTGCCACAGCTAGCTTGACAGAAGCAAAGAGTTTAAGGCTTCCTACCATAGGTGTGGATGTTTACCAAAGTACCAATACCGGACGAAGTATTGATAGGTTTACAAATAACTATATCAATGATGTTTATAATAGCACCTACGCTCAAGCTAGGTTAAATCAGCCTCTTTTTCAGGGTTTCAGAATACAGAGTACTATCCGTCAAAACGAACTGCTTTTGGAGTCAGAAAAGCTCAATTTGGCTTCTACTCAAAATCAGCTGACTATCAGAGTTATTCAAGCTTATTTGAATGTTTTGGCTAGCCAAGAACTCTACGCTATTGCTCAAAATCAAGTGCTTACTTCTAAAACGCAGCTAGACCAAATAAGCAAACGTGTAAACGCGGGTGTATTAGGAAAAACAGAAGAACTGCAAATAAAAACACAAGTAGCCAATGATGATTTTTCTGAAATAACTGCTTCAGGAAATTTAAGAGCCGCTCGTTTAGATTTGTTTCAATTAATGAATGCCAATCTCGCTCCAAACACACAATTTGAAACGCTGAATGCAGAGATTGTTGCTAAAAAATATGGTAACGAACTAGCAGAGAACGCTCTTTCAAATCTACCAGAAGTTAAAGCGGCAGACTTTGAAATAAGAAGCTTCGATAGCCGAATCAAAGCAATAAAAGGCAGTAAACTTCCAAGTCTAAGCTTTTTGGCAGACTGGAATACTTTTTATGCTTCTTCTAATCCAGAACAAGAGTTTTTTGAGCAAATAAATGGTTCTAGAAACGCATCTTTCTCTTTAGGTTTAAGCATTCCTATTTTGGGTAGATTTCAAACCAACCCAAGAATTCAAACAGCCTCTATTCAAAAGAGGATGGCAGAAAACAGACTAGCATCCACAAAATTGGTGGTAAACCAAGCGGTACAAACGGCCATTCAAAATTATGAATTAGCATCCGAACGTTATAACAATGCTATTTCACAAGTAGCCATAAATCAGGAAAACATTGACGCCATTCAGTCACAGATTAATGCAGGAACAGTAAATTCAATTGAATTCATTTTAGCTAAGACAAATTTTGACCGAGCTAACTCTAATTTGGTTCAAGCCAAATATTCATTCTTACTTCAAGAAAAGGTTCTGAAGTTTTATGAGAATGGAGCTTGGGATTTATAAAAATCGGCCATAAGAAAAGTTAAAAACGTTAAAAGTCAAGGGTATACACTCTTGGCTTTTTACTTTTAAATATGCTCCAAAACTACTTCAAAACCGCCTGGCGAAACCTAATCAGGAAACGCTCTTTTTCATTCATGATGTTCATTGGCCTCTCTGTAGGTTTAGCATTCTCCTTTATTATTAGCAGCTATGTTTGGTCTGAGTTGCAAGTAAATCAGAACCTCAAAAACATTGACCGTCAGTTTCTTTTAAAAAGCGAATGGCAACACGAAGGAAGGTCACCAGATTTTGTGAGTCCTGCTCCTTTGGCGGAAGCCTTAAAAAAACAATACCCTCATTTAGTGGCAAATGCCTATACCTATGATGGCGTAGGCGTTACTTTTCAGCATGAAGATATTGTCCATACGGAGTCTGTGCAGCTTGGCGATAATATCTTAGAAATGTATGGTTTAGAGCTAAGTCAAGGAAACCCAAAAACAGCATTGAAAGACCCTTACAGCATGGTCATTTCTGAGAAAATGGCTTTAAAGTACTTTGGAAAAACAGATGTACTTAATCAAACGCTCCAGGTAGAATCTTTCAGTGGAGAAAGAAGACCATTTAGAATTTCAGGCGTTTTAGCAAAAGCACCATTTAACTCCGTTTTACAATTAATAAATGAAGAGCTTCCTGTTTTAATGTCGAAAGAAAGCTTGCGTTACTTTGGCAGATTTGAAAGCATAAATCAATGGCAAAACCTGTTTGCTGTCAATAACATCGAACTGGCCAAAGGTATTTCTCCAGCACAATTGGAAAAGCCAATTAAAGACTTGTTGCAAGCAAACACATCGGCAGATATATCGGAGAATTTAAGCATCAAACTAGCCGACTATAAAAGCCTGTATTTGACAGATAAAAACGGTTTTGTACAAAAAAACATCAACACCTTATTGGCTATAGCTTTGGTCATGTTACTCATTGGCATTATAAACTTTGTCAATATTTCCTTAGGTGCTTCTTCCAATAGATTAAAAGAAATTGGCATTAGAAAAACACTGGGTAGCAACAGAAAACAACTGGTCTTTCAGCTACTTTTAGAAAGCTGCCTGCTCTCCTTTATTGCTTTCATCATCGGACTTATTATTTACCAATCTGGCAGAAACTACTACGCCGAAATATTAGAAAAACCATTGGTTTCTTTGTTCCAAATCAATATCGCGTTCTTTGGTTTTGCATTCTTATTTAGTTTACTCATTGGCATTTTAGCCACACTTTTCCCTGCCTTAATTGTGTCCAAACTGCATGTGGTTTTAGCTGTCAAAAATCGTTTCCAAAGCATTTCTGGTCAAACCAACTTGAGACGCTTTCTAATAGGCGTTCAGTTTGCCATGGCTTTGTTTGTAGGCTTTGGAGCTTTGGTGGTAGACCAACAAATCAATTACTTCTTTGAAAAAGACTTGGGCTTTAGTCAGCAACAGATGGTTTATTTGACAATGCCTAGAGACTGGTCGCCAAAAGGTATTTCTAAAATGAAAACCATCCGGACAGAATTTGAAAACCTTCCAGAAGTAGAAAAAGGAAGCATCTCTTATGAAATTCCTGATGGAAAGGTTGGCATGAGAACTGGAATAAAAAATGGAGAATCTCCGCAAGTGTTTGCTGAAATTTTACAAACAGACGAAGCCTATTCCGACGCCTATAACTTAAAACTATTGGCAGGGAGGTATCATAATGCAGGAAGTGAACCAAGCAACCATATTGTCATTAATCAAACCGCCGCTAAAAATTTAGGTTTTGACACTCCTGAGAGTGCACTAAACCAAACAATTTATTTAGAAACCTTTCAAAGTGATTTTGAAATCATAGGCGTTCTTTCTGACTTTCACTTCGCCAGTTTCCATCAAAAAATTGGCCCACTGGTTTTTACTAATATCAATAATTCCAAC
This sequence is a window from Arcticibacterium luteifluviistationis. Protein-coding genes within it:
- a CDS encoding nucleoside hydrolase; its protein translation is MPQKIIIDTDPGVDDAMAIQFALNSPELEVIGLTTVYGNVNLELTTANALKLLEAAGRGDIPVAKGAAKPLSRPFGGGVAFVHGDDGLGNIFSPESSLKPIAQSAEDFIIEQIKKYPNEIILAPLGPLTNIALALQKAPEIAELVKEVVIMGGNAFWPGNASPAAEANILNDPEAADYVLGACWPMVMIGLDVTETTLLSHKEGQEVRAGSDSELNKMVCDAYVFYEQFNTTNNKIDGSFLHDPSVIAYMIDASIFSGEEYLIRVETQDGLSLGKTWPFIGDEDVLARPASEPWRGRPAVNVMLKVDNERLVTLLKERLK
- a CDS encoding ABC transporter ATP-binding protein, encoding MIKLNNISKYYPAGFGKTYVLRNINLEVKEGEFVSIMGPSGSGKSTLLHILGLLEEASEGEYIFMDTLVQKLKEKRRTELHRNAIGFVFQAYHLIDELTVYENIETPLLYKGISGSERKSKVADILDRFNIVAKKDLFPSQLSGGQQQLVGVARALVTDPKVIFADEPTGNLHSEQAEDIMNVFKELNQKDGVTIIQVTHSEKNAEYGNRIIRLKDGWLD
- a CDS encoding TolC family protein, encoding MKFYITLFFTLTIGLANAQTISLKECIALGLKNHPDYQTGVLTAEAATASLTEAKSLRLPTIGVDVYQSTNTGRSIDRFTNNYINDVYNSTYAQARLNQPLFQGFRIQSTIRQNELLLESEKLNLASTQNQLTIRVIQAYLNVLASQELYAIAQNQVLTSKTQLDQISKRVNAGVLGKTEELQIKTQVANDDFSEITASGNLRAARLDLFQLMNANLAPNTQFETLNAEIVAKKYGNELAENALSNLPEVKAADFEIRSFDSRIKAIKGSKLPSLSFLADWNTFYASSNPEQEFFEQINGSRNASFSLGLSIPILGRFQTNPRIQTASIQKRMAENRLASTKLVVNQAVQTAIQNYELASERYNNAISQVAINQENIDAIQSQINAGTVNSIEFILAKTNFDRANSNLVQAKYSFLLQEKVLKFYENGAWDL
- a CDS encoding ABC transporter permease, with protein sequence MLQNYFKTAWRNLIRKRSFSFMMFIGLSVGLAFSFIISSYVWSELQVNQNLKNIDRQFLLKSEWQHEGRSPDFVSPAPLAEALKKQYPHLVANAYTYDGVGVTFQHEDIVHTESVQLGDNILEMYGLELSQGNPKTALKDPYSMVISEKMALKYFGKTDVLNQTLQVESFSGERRPFRISGVLAKAPFNSVLQLINEELPVLMSKESLRYFGRFESINQWQNLFAVNNIELAKGISPAQLEKPIKDLLQANTSADISENLSIKLADYKSLYLTDKNGFVQKNINTLLAIALVMLLIGIINFVNISLGASSNRLKEIGIRKTLGSNRKQLVFQLLLESCLLSFIAFIIGLIIYQSGRNYYAEILEKPLVSLFQINIAFFGFAFLFSLLIGILATLFPALIVSKLHVVLAVKNRFQSISGQTNLRRFLIGVQFAMALFVGFGALVVDQQINYFFEKDLGFSQQQMVYLTMPRDWSPKGISKMKTIRTEFENLPEVEKGSISYEIPDGKVGMRTGIKNGESPQVFAEILQTDEAYSDAYNLKLLAGRYHNAGSEPSNHIVINQTAAKNLGFDTPESALNQTIYLETFQSDFEIIGVLSDFHFASFHQKIGPLVFTNINNSNIYRYLSLRLGASDFGEAKKAIETKWQSVFPNSPFIYQSQEANLANLYSSEIRLKKASRLATILALILVSLGVLGTLSLNVSKRLKELSLRRVLGANFVSVNWLLIKEFVFILLVALFFTIPFTYYLLGDWLQNYAFRISMPVQSFVLVVISFLSIIITLAVFQINKALRLNPVEHLKE